The following nucleotide sequence is from Nocardioides daedukensis.
CATGTAGAGGCGACCGGACGAGGACTTGACGATCTTGGCGCCGGAGTCACGGCGGGCCTTGATCGCGCGCCAGTTGCTGGTCGCCGGGAAGGTCCACGAGTCGGTGCTGCCGCCGGTGTAGACCACCCGGTAGGTGGTGTTGGCGTAGGCAAGGGTGCGGAAGCTGAAGGAGGACTCGGTGCTGTCAGAGGCCACCCACTTCCAGCTGGAGTAGGGGGCGACCTTGCGATAGAGCGCGACCTTGCCGGGGGTCTCGGCGACCGGGCCCCAGCCGTCCTGGGGGTGCTGACCCTGGACCTGTCCCGAGATGGTGATCGCGGTCTTGTAGGTGTAGACCGAGCTGGTCTTGTTGATCACGATCCGGGTGTCCACCGTCGTCGCGGCCTCGGCGGCCGTGGTGGTCATGGCGATCGGGATGGGGGAGAGCATTGCCGCTCCGGCGACGGCGGCAAGGAGACGCTTGGGATTCATGGATTCCTCCGACAGAGTGTGTGGGCGGTGCGAGAGCCATGTACCCCCTCCCCGTACCTCCGAAACCAACGATCGGTGAATCTGCCAACTAGAGTGCTGACCATGTCCCGGCCGCCCCGTTCAGAGTCGCAGAAGGGCTTCATCCTCGGGGTCGCGGCCTATGGCATCTGGGGGGCATTCCCGCTCTACTGGCCGCTGCTCGAACCAGCTGGGGCGGTCGAGATCCTCGCCCACCGGGTGGTCTGGTCGATGCTGACGATGGCGATCCTGATCTTCGTCGTCGGGCGGACCCGGCAGCTGCGTGACATCTGGCATTCGCCGCGCACCAGGCGCCTGCTCACGTTGGGGTCGGTTGTGATCGCGATCAACTGGGGCACCTACATCTGGGGCGTCAACAACGGGCACGTCGTCGAGGCGTCACTGGGCTACTTCATCAACCCACTGGTGACGATGCTGATGGGCGTGCTGGTCTTCCGCGAGCGGCTCCGACCGATGCAGTGGTTCGCGGTCTCGATAGCGACCGCCGCGGTCATCGTGCTCACCCTCGCCTACGGGCGACTGCCCTGGGTCGCCCTGATCCTGGCGTTCTCGTTCGGCACCTACGGCCTGGCCAAGAAGCAGGCGAACACCGGCGCCGTGGAGAGCCTGACCTGGGAGACGATCGTGCTCTCCCCGATCGCCCTGGGCTATGTCATCTTCCTGATCGCCACCGGCAACTCCGAGTTCGGCAGCAACGGAGCTGGCCACGCGGCGATCCTGATGACCGCCGGCCTGATCACCGCGGTGCCGCTGATCTGCTTCGGCGCGGCCGCGACCAGGCTGCCGATGGTGACCCTGGGGCTGCTGCAATACCTCGCCCCGATCCTGCAGTTCGCCCTCGGCGTCCTGCTCTTCCACGAGGACATGCCGCTGGGTCGCTGGATCGGCTTCGGCCTGGTCTGGATCGCCCTGGTCATCTTCACCGTCGAGTCGGTGAACCACCGTCGGCGTCAGCTGCGCATCGCCGCCGACGCCTCAGCCATCTGACGCGACCGGCGTGCGCCGGGCGACCGTGGGTCACCCGGCGACTGGGTTTCGTCTCAGACGTCGGTGATCCGGATGCCGGCGTGCGCCTTGTAGCGACGGTTGGCGCTGATCAGGTTGGCGGTGAGCGCCTCGACCTGGTGGGCGTTGCGGACGCGGCCGCCGTACACGCCACGGACGCCGGGGATCGCCGAGGCGAGGGCCTGCACGGTGTCGGTGGCCTCACGGTCGTCACCGAGGACGAGTACGTCGGTCTCGATCGAGGTGACCTCGGGGTCCTCGAGCAGGACGGCGCTGACGTTGTGGAAAGCGCCGACGACGCGGCTCTCCGGGAGGAGGCCGAATGCCTGCTGGGTGGCCGAGCCCTCCTCGACGTGGAGCGCATAGGCGCCCTGCTTGTCGAAGCCGAGCGGGTTCACGCAGTCGACGACGATCTTGCCAGCGAGCTGCGGGGCGAGGGACTTGAGGAGCTCGCCGTGCCCGTCCCAGGGAACGACGACGAGGACGATGTCGCCCTGCTCGGACGCGCCCGCGTTGTCGGCACCGGCGACACTCTTGCCGATCGCCTCGCTGAGCTCCTTGGCCGCTGCCTCACCCTTCTCGGTGGTGCGGCTGCCGAGCACCACGTTCAGTCCGGCTTGCGCGAAGCGCCGGGCAAGGCCGCGGCCCTGGGGGCCGGTGCCGCCGAGCACAGCGATGGTGAGTCCGGTCAGGTCGATGGTGGATTCGCTCATGCTCGGGATGCTAATGCGTTACCGATGAGTCACTTGCGGGTGTCCACCCCGCCCGTCAACAACCGTCGGCTCAGCGATCCAATCTCGTCGAGCCGGCACTTGTTGATGCCCCACTCCTCGCCCCACCCGTCAATAACTGCCGAGTCGGCGGTTGTTCACGAACGACCGGCAGTCAACAAGTGCCGGGTCGGTGCAGGCCGGGCGGGGCGGGGTGGGGTGGGTCAGGCGGTGCGGGTGGCGACCACGTCGGCGAAGGCCTCGAGTGCGGACCGGACCGGACCCTGGGGCAGGGCACCGAGCAGCGCCTTGGCCTCCCCCGCGCGCTCGACCACGAACGCTCGCGCCTGGTCCATCGCCGGGTGCTTGCGCAGCAGGTCGAGCGCCTCGGCGTGCAGGGCGTCGTCGGAGAGGTCGAGGCCGAGCAGCTCCTTGAGCCGGGCGTCGGCCGGATCGGACGATGCCTGGGCGAGCAGCACCGGCAGGGTCGGCACACCCTCGCGCAGGTCGGTGCCCGGGGTCTTGCCGGACTCCTCGGACTCGGAGGCGATGTCGAGGATGTCGTCGGAGAGCTGGAACGCGGTGCCGACGAGCTCGCCGTACGCCGCCAGCGCGTCCTCGATCTCCTGACCGGCGCCACCGAAGCGGGCGCCGTACAGCGCCGAGGTGGCGATCAGCGAGCCGGTCTTGCCGGCGACGACGCGGAGGTGGTGCTCGATCGGGTCGGTGCCCTCGGGGGCCGGAACCGTCTCCAGGATCTGGCCCTCGACCAGGCGGGTGAACGTGCGTGCCTGGATCCTGACCGCAGACGCACCCAGGTCGGCGGTCAGCTCAGAGGACTTCGAGAACAGGAAGTCACCGGTCAGGATCGCCACGTGGTTGTCCCAGCGGGCGTTGGCCGAGTCGGCCCCACGGCGCAGGTCAGCCTCGTCCATCACGTCATCGTGATAGAGCGAAGCCAGGTGCGTCAGCTCGACCACGCAGGCAGCAGTGATCACGTCGTCGGAGTCGGCCTGGTCGCCGGTCTCCGCGGCCAGCAGCACCAGCAGCGGGCGGAAGCGCTTCCCGCCGGCGTGCATGAGGTGCCGGGCAGCCGTAGTCACATATTCGGTCTCGCTGCGGATGTGGCCAGTGAGAGCTTCCTCCACCTCGACCAACCGCGCCTTCAGGCGGGCGGCGAGTTCCTCGTCGAGGATGGGGAGGGCCAGTGCGGGGCCGGTGTTCGGGTCGGTCACCTGATGAAGTCTCCCGCATGCGCTGCCAGATCGAGAACCGGGCCGGGCAGAACGCCCAGTACGACGGTCACGACGACACCGAGCCCGATCGCCGTGGCGGTCATGAAGCTGGGCAGCGTGACGGCCGGACCAGCACCCTGGGGCTCGGAGAAGTACATGATCACGATCACCCGGATGTAGAAGAACGCGGCCAGTGCGGAGGTCAGCACCGCGATCACCACGATCGGCCAGGCTCCACCCGACATCGCCGAGGCGAAGACCGCCCACTTCCCGCTGAAGCCAGCGGTCAGCGGAATGCCCGCGAACCCGAGCAGGAACAGGGTCATCGCACCGGCGATGACCGGAGACTCCTTGCCCAGGCCTGCCCAACGGGACAGGTGGGTCGCCTCCCCGCCCGCGTCGCGGACCAGCGAGACAATCGCGAAGGCGCCGACGGTCATGAACCCATAGGTGACCAGGTAGAAGAGCACGGACTGGGTGGAGGTGATCTGGTCACCGACCGCGGTCGCCGCGGAGGTGGTCCCGATCAGGCCGGTGAGCAGGAACCCGGTGTGCGTGATCGAGGAGTAGGCCAGCATCCGCTTGATGTCGCTCTGTGCGATGGCCAGCACTGCACCGATCACCATCGAGCCGATCGCAATCACCCACAGCATCGGCTCCCAGGTCCAGCGCTCGGAGCCGAAGGCGACATAGAAGATGCGGAGCATCGCACCGAACGCGGCGATCTTCGTCGCGGCCGCCATGAAGGCGGTGACCTGGGTCGGAGCGCCCTGATAGACGTCCGGGGTCCAGGCCTGGAACGGAACCGCACCGACCTTGAAGAGCAGGCCGACCGAGATCAGCCCGATCCCGATCAGCAGCAGAGTCCGGCTCTCGGTGCTGTTGGCGATCGCCTCGTTGATGCCCGAGTAGGACATCGAGCCGGCATAGCCGTAGACCAGCGCGATCCCATAGATCACGAACCCGGAGGAGAAAGCCCCGAGCAGGAAATATTTCAGTGCCGCTTCCTGGCTGAGCAGGCGGCGACGCCGGGCCAGTCCGGAGAGCAGGTAGAGCGGCAGGGAGAGGACCTCGAGGCCGACGAAGAAGGTCAGCAGGTCGTTGGCCGAGGTGAAGATCATCATCCCGCCGAGGGCGAACATCATCAGCGGGAAGACCTCGGTGTGGTCCAGTCCCTGCGTCGATGCCTCGCGCTCGGCCTCCGTGCCGGGCAGGGCTGCGGCCTGGCCGGCGAACGCCGAGACCCCGCCCTCGAGGCGACGCTCGGCGAAGAGCAGGACACCGGCAACGGAGACCACCAACAGCAGGCCCCACAGGAAGATCGCCGGTCCGTCGACGGCCAG
It contains:
- the rarD gene encoding EamA family transporter RarD; its protein translation is MSRPPRSESQKGFILGVAAYGIWGAFPLYWPLLEPAGAVEILAHRVVWSMLTMAILIFVVGRTRQLRDIWHSPRTRRLLTLGSVVIAINWGTYIWGVNNGHVVEASLGYFINPLVTMLMGVLVFRERLRPMQWFAVSIATAAVIVLTLAYGRLPWVALILAFSFGTYGLAKKQANTGAVESLTWETIVLSPIALGYVIFLIATGNSEFGSNGAGHAAILMTAGLITAVPLICFGAAATRLPMVTLGLLQYLAPILQFALGVLLFHEDMPLGRWIGFGLVWIALVIFTVESVNHRRRQLRIAADASAI
- the npdG gene encoding NADPH-dependent F420 reductase, which codes for MSESTIDLTGLTIAVLGGTGPQGRGLARRFAQAGLNVVLGSRTTEKGEAAAKELSEAIGKSVAGADNAGASEQGDIVLVVVPWDGHGELLKSLAPQLAGKIVVDCVNPLGFDKQGAYALHVEEGSATQQAFGLLPESRVVGAFHNVSAVLLEDPEVTSIETDVLVLGDDREATDTVQALASAIPGVRGVYGGRVRNAHQVEALTANLISANRRYKAHAGIRITDV
- a CDS encoding polyprenyl synthetase family protein, with product MTDPNTGPALALPILDEELAARLKARLVEVEEALTGHIRSETEYVTTAARHLMHAGGKRFRPLLVLLAAETGDQADSDDVITAACVVELTHLASLYHDDVMDEADLRRGADSANARWDNHVAILTGDFLFSKSSELTADLGASAVRIQARTFTRLVEGQILETVPAPEGTDPIEHHLRVVAGKTGSLIATSALYGARFGGAGQEIEDALAAYGELVGTAFQLSDDILDIASESEESGKTPGTDLREGVPTLPVLLAQASSDPADARLKELLGLDLSDDALHAEALDLLRKHPAMDQARAFVVERAGEAKALLGALPQGPVRSALEAFADVVATRTA
- the nuoN gene encoding NADH-quinone oxidoreductase subunit NuoN gives rise to the protein MEFVKPVIEYAELSPLLIVFGVACLGVLVEAFVPRGGRYLAQVSLGLLGTLAALGAVIWVGIDLEKHGSARGLVAAEGALAVDGPAIFLWGLLLVVSVAGVLLFAERRLEGGVSAFAGQAAALPGTEAEREASTQGLDHTEVFPLMMFALGGMMIFTSANDLLTFFVGLEVLSLPLYLLSGLARRRRLLSQEAALKYFLLGAFSSGFVIYGIALVYGYAGSMSYSGINEAIANSTESRTLLLIGIGLISVGLLFKVGAVPFQAWTPDVYQGAPTQVTAFMAAATKIAAFGAMLRIFYVAFGSERWTWEPMLWVIAIGSMVIGAVLAIAQSDIKRMLAYSSITHTGFLLTGLIGTTSAATAVGDQITSTQSVLFYLVTYGFMTVGAFAIVSLVRDAGGEATHLSRWAGLGKESPVIAGAMTLFLLGFAGIPLTAGFSGKWAVFASAMSGGAWPIVVIAVLTSALAAFFYIRVIVIMYFSEPQGAGPAVTLPSFMTATAIGLGVVVTVVLGVLPGPVLDLAAHAGDFIR